CAAAATTCCCCCCATTGTGGGGCCCGAACATTATCGAGTGGGACAATGGCTAACCGGATCGGTCATTGGCATTACCCTCATTGCCTTTGCTTATTCCATCTTTGTCAAACGCAACCCCTTTGCTGGAGATAATCCGTTTTCCGGCATTTTTATTGTATTCATCTTTGCTGCGACCCTTGCCTCATTAGTCTTTTTGTACCAAGCTAGACCGAAAATTTGGCGGGCTGTTTTTGCAACCCTCACCGGGGCGGGCTTAGTCGTTTTAGGCTTGCAAGATGGCGTCTTTCGCCGGGATGACGAGTGGTTTATTTCTCATTTCTATTATGGGATGGCCGCCGCCTTGTTAATGGTCTTTTCCGTTGCGATCGCCCAAGACATTTATCAAGACCGA
This Desertifilum tharense IPPAS B-1220 DNA region includes the following protein-coding sequences:
- a CDS encoding DUF4079 domain-containing protein, translated to METQDILALIHPAIAVTVVFPILGITLYQAWRTRQRRLETQAGEKSKIPPIVGPEHYRVGQWLTGSVIGITLIAFAYSIFVKRNPFAGDNPFSGIFIVFIFAATLASLVFLYQARPKIWRAVFATLTGAGLVVLGLQDGVFRRDDEWFISHFYYGMAAALLMVFSVAIAQDIYQDRSQRWRLTHIILNCFALLLFLGQGFTGSRDLLEIPLSWQAPHVYQCDWQNRTCPPPPQ